The genomic region TTTAACCCAAGCACAAACTGTTCACAGACCAATTAACTTGGAGAATCAAGGAGAACCACCAcctaatggaaaacaaaaattgaaaaggTCTTGGAGTGTCTCTCTCTCTAGCCCTAAGCTTAAAGAAAAGATTCTTCCTTTATCTCaagaactgcaaaataatttggaAAGACTAAAACTGCATGCATTTTATAGAGCAAGGTGGACAATTGAAGAGTCTATTTGTAATAATCAGAATTTGGAGGACATCTGGATAAAATTGAATAGACTTATCAAGCAGAATGAATTGCCATCTTGCAATGCTACTATCCAAAGATCTGTGGGACAGATATGGATTTTCTGTGATATATTATACTGTGAATATGTTAGAAATATTCTTAGGGAAAAGCTAAGCCTTACTGATAAAATGAATTTGCTTGTACATAAATTTGGAATTATATTTAGTTTATAATTGTAAGATAGAGTTTCATAATAAAAATGCTGTCTGAAGTTCTAGAGTTTTTTAGCAGCTTAGAATATACAAACTTTAGAACAACTGATGAATTAACAAGCAGAAAACTACTTAGTATTACTTTGCTACAGTTTTTTAACtgtaataatatatttatttaactttGTTTTGCCAGGTGACTTATGAATGGTTCTATTAATATTAGTAAGTTTCTGTTTGGCTTAGTACTGcattttgtaccttttttctACTTCGGTagtctaaaggaaaaaaattaaaataaattccacaCAATTATGGCAAGCTGTGTCatataataaaattaatgctTTCAATCAAGCAAAGTACATCCTCACTGTGCTTCTTTGAAattaggagaaggaaaaatatttttaagtgagTTGTTATAATCGCTATAAGgatctgtaattatttttgaCACTGAGACTTTCAAGATCTGATTATTTCCTCAAAGTagtgtgtgggggttttttaatgaaggCATAGCCCTTGCATGAAATACAAACTTACTTTCTATTGCATGTATACACTGCCTTAGTAAGGTTACCCCTATTTTCCCAGAAATGCTAATGAAAGTTTCAGTGGAAGTTGTGTGCTGAAAAATAATGAACAACTTAGCATTTGCTGTTTTATGACTTTggtaataagattttttttttcttcctgatgtttCTGGTCTTTTGTCTCTAATTATATTGGGGAACAAGAAAGCACTAACTTCCAGCTATGTGTCAGGAACTTAAGAAACCAGACATATCTGTAAACCTCTCTTTGCTGTCATTATGGAAGGTAAAGGTCTCTGAGGATTTGAATGCGTTCAGTGGTGATAAAAGACTGAGTTCAGCATTACTTTTTGTCACCTGAAAGAATAAAGTGTTTCAAGGTCATGCTGTTCCTTTTCAATTCAACGTTTGGAGGGTCAGTAGAGCAGTTAAACTGGGATCGATATGACTGCAAGGGTCTGTATTTTTCTTGGGCACCCTTACTAACTCCGGATAGTTTTGCTGTAGCTGGAGGTCAAGGTCTGTGGCAtctggaaaagggggaaaataagTGAATGGTATTTGTAGATTGTTAGATTATCATTAACACTGATCAAATAGAAGTGCACGTAAGCATAATGGACATGCCTCTGtgtaaaaactaaataaaatccCCTTGCActtttacttacatttttcttttgatgaCATCCGTATGTTggaataattatattttattataggCATTACATATCTTTTTGTAGTTTAAAATTAAGGATATTGCTCAGTTTGGATCATTGACATATATTTCTAAACCTTGACTGAATGTTAAGGGAGTCTTATATTGACATTTGAGGTGTTTGTGACATTTAATATTACCACTTAGCAGAATTGATGTAAAATGCTGCCTAGAGTAACTGAgggtcattattatttttaaagcttttatagccaagttatttcactgaaattctttttctgaGCTTAATACTAAGAGTAACAAAGTTTCTTTGTGAGTAAGCATTTTTAAACATATAACGGAGTAGAATGCAGCGTGATTTGAGTTTTATTTAATGTTGTATTTTGTGTCTAGGATCTTAGAAGAAAAGAGATGAGAGGTCATCCTGCAAAGATATTTTCTAATATTAATTTAGTAGTCCTATTAAATATGATAATCTAAATATcttaatttatttgtgttttgacTTCATTCTGCGATCTATTTATTTACTGTCTTAAATGTGACTAAACTTGATCTGTAACTGTTCCTTTAGAAAGAGTCAGCAAGCACTAGTTTATATGGGCTCACTGTAGATTTGAATAAAATTAGGTAACTGCCAGTAATACAGTCCCactatatttatttaatataccGACAAAAGAGCTAAACAAACATCTTACTAAACAGAAGGAGAGATCGGTGTCGCTGTTCAGTGGTAGCTGTCAGCTTTCAGCTGCTTTGGGTTGGCTTGTATGTGAATAATGATACATGCACTGTTAATTGTGAGCACCTCAGCTGGGTAACCGTCATGTAATAAAAAGTGAACACCACATTTGGATTCTCTACAGAATTATTACAGTCCTGGGTAGAACCAATGTACAAGCTGAAATCCAGAATTTCATTCTTAACTGTTCCAGAAATGCTTAGTTCATATGCATGTATAGTTcagtatttatctttttaattttcaatattgAATCTGGTTCTCCATTTACTCTGTTTTGTATATTTTGAGGCTTTTTATTTACCTCGTGGTTCTTAGCCTTCAGAAGTCATGTTTTTCAACTTTTCACCATAACAAAGAGAATGTATTGccttttttaatgtgaaaactgAGATGTGTTTGTGTCAATGCTAACTTGCATAGGTCTGCTTTATGGTAGTGTAAATTCTTGTGAACCAGTACAGCCCACTACACCCAAATGTATATCAAAATAATTGAGTATTTTACACAACTGGAAATAGTGAATGCTGACTGGACATGTAAGATGTACAAAAGTACAATAAAGATAAAAGCACGATACATGGGTCAGTGCAAGGATGTTGATTAACTTGTTGCAGTCAAGAgaaatccttttattttattttttagttttagttttcagaaattatatGGGTTTATGTTTGTTAAAGGTTCGAAGAACAACAAATTAGTGATTTTTACATATTCAGATCAACACCTAAGGTTACAAATGCTGAACTTTGTTTCATGTGAATGCTTTCATGAGAAGCTGTATGCAAGATTAGGGTCATTGGTTATATGAAtagggaggattttttttaaaaagcaacatcttaaatctgtaatacaaataaaaataatataattttgaGTATTCTGAGTTAAAATAGcctttgaaaatactttcttgaagtagaggggttttttaatagcaAGATCTCAATGATTTTGATTTTgtcagtatttataaaataaggGGGTTTGTAAGTGTGTTCCTGAGGTTTTTGTGATGGTTTTGCTGGTTTGAGTTTAAAGTTTGtgactaaaagaaaaagcagttgtaTAAATAATGTAGGCTTTTAGACTTGTAACTCTATCTTGCATATGTTTTGGAGATTAGGGTGTAAATGCAATTCCTTATAGCCTGGAGTTTGACTGAAAGGGTCCGTGCTACTCATCATGTCCCATTCTAGAGCAACCAGGATCACAGAACAGGCACTTAGCCTAGAAGAGTccacaaaaaaatgaaactggtaCACTTCTCCTGAAGTCCACAAAGCACTTAACACTGTAACAGGTATAAGATCATTAGCACACAAGATTGAAAGCAGTAGATGTTAGTGCACCAGGGGAATAAAGCAAGACGGAGCAATGGCATCACCAGTGCTCTTGGATCTCAGAGTAGCAAGGAATTTGTTATATTGAAAAAGGCCAGGTGATCCAAAACGGTGTTACCCTTTTTCAGGCTAAGAtttggtggttggggttttttttggtggaagGAGAGCAAGAcaaaattatacttaaaaaaaaaaaaaaaaaaattaaaaaatacttgtttaattGACCTATggtttattttctgatttttgcagTGATGAGGCTAACCAAACCTACTTTATTCACTAATATTCCAGTGACTTGTGAAGAAAGAGATTTGCCAGGTACGTCTTTTCTACTGACTGATTATTGTGTACATATTACCAGGTTTAAGCAATGTGAGCATCTGCGACTTAGATGTCAGAGGAGTCTTATGACCTCCCATAGACGGTAATCTGAAAcagcaatatattttgtttgGTAATGGCTATAGGAAGATACCAAGGTGCACTCTACTACTCTTGACCTACAGCTTTGAAAGCTTGGTGATGATACTGCAAACATGTGACCTCCAAGTCTGGGCAATTAACACACAAGATGGAAGGCAGTTGTGAGAGACAAATGTGTAATTGTAGGATGTTCGGCGTTACTATCTTCTTTATCTGGAGAAAATGCCCTGGTAATTAGAATCAACACATGAATGTTgtatggaaaattattttgcaagaATCACTGCTTCTGAATTGTGTTATGCTTGGTATACAGTCATAAATTGGAAATCCCTGGGTTGTCCCCCGGTAATAGTTGCAGTCTAGAAGTCAAGTATAAGAAAGAGGCAAAGGAAAGATTCAAGAGAAGAGGATTGTGTGGAAATACAAAGCAAGCAGGGGAAGACAGTAAGTGTGGTTGTTAGTTCTGTTATGTAATGTGCTTTACTCGGGCAGAATTTCCCTTAAAGTTTAATGTTAATTTGAGCAATGCCTTTGGGATTGTGCCCTTCAGTATGTATACTGAATGATTTATTGGACACGAGTGCCTGGAAGTAAGTTATAATTTATAGGCAGGCCTATAGATACGTATTTTATCGCTAAACAAGTTGGTTGTAAAATAAGTATATCTAAAATAAACTACATCTAAATAAGTGATTAAGTGTCATAACCTAAATCTAGACAAAACTTTAGACTTAGCAAATATTTAGATACTAGCAATTTGATATTTCCACAGGTAATCTATTTAACCAGCTCATGAAGGATGATCCTTCTACTGTAAAGGGAGCAGAAACTTTGATGCTAGGAGAAATGCTGACTTTGCCTCAAAATTTTGGGTAAGAATGAATTATTGTAACTGTAACATGCAAGGTTTGGGATTCATTTAACGATAACGTGtttgttacttttctttctttttcaacatcGTTGTTATGCAATGAGAtgttaaattatttgaaaaataatctgtggCTTGATTTATAATGTGGCATAATATATAAATGTGTGCTGCCTGATGTTCCTTTTCTGTAGCCTGACTCTGAATGTAATAAGGattgaaagctgaaagaaatttgCAACTGTAGGTGAATTTCTAACATAATGCACTACTATAAACCACATCTTACACTAACAGAATTTACTACGGTGATTTTTGTGGGTACTATAAGCCATCTTCTTATTCTTCTCAGATTTTTAtctagaaaaaaattctgatttgttTGTTCTCTTTTGAAGTTGTTTGTCTTAGAAGGATTACATTTAGAAGTATGGGTGTGAAAATGCCAAAGCAGTTTTAGGATTTGATCTGGCaaacacttgtgtgtgtgtgtgtgtgtgtgtatatatgttttaatTAGAACTTGAAGGGGTTTCAATgaaatgttctgtatttttttaaataactgttactcaacatatttttttttttaaacacagaaatatatttctgGGAGAGACGTTCTCCAGTTACATTAGTGTACACAATGATAGTAATCAAGTTGTCAAGGACATACTGGTGAAGGTATGTGAAGATCTACTTACtggatttctaaaaaaaataaaatgttgagtATGTTTTCTGACAATATCTTGTATGTTTAATGCTAATATATAGACTTTAGGAAATATCTGTCACTTTTTCCAATCCAGAAAATATACCGGGAAATTGGAAACAATGAgacataaaaatagaaatgatgATAGAAATCTTTGAAGAGTAAAATGAAAAACTAGGGTTGTATCGAAAAAATAGCTACGTAATAAATCTTCTCTGGAGAATTGGTGTAGCAAAACTTCCAGAGCTAAAAAATTGAACTTATATTTGCCTACATGCACTTTCAATGAGGTCATCAAAGCAAGTCTCTGTAAAGCATGCGTTGACTTGTATTTTGCTTATAGTTCAAATGAGTTCTTTTCTAGTGcattgggttttttgcattttctgctgaACAAATAATACATTGAGAATAAAAATTCCAGAAGTCATTGTGGAACTCAATGGAAAAAGTAAATAGAGATTTTATAAGCTGCATGTTAAAGGATTGTaccatttatatatattttagggCTTGTCTTTAGCTTTGACAAGTATCTCATCATCTCAACATATCTTAATTATATGTATAAAAGCATATAGGGTACAAAATGCTCTGTGAAACTTAGTACTTTATgacatgttatttttcttcagattgctttaagcagctgcagttttaaccaatgttttgtttttttctgtccccAGGCTGATCTTCAGACAAGTTCTCAGCGCTTGAACCTTTCAGCTTCTAGTTCTGCAGTGGCAGAACTTAAACCTGACTGTTGCATTGATGATGTCATCCATCATGAAGTAAAGGAGATAGGAACACACATGTaaggttttaaatttttctgtaattaaatgaCCTTAAATGAAACTGCAGCACATGAATGCTATTCTGTTGCTGCTTTGACATAGGCATAAAATTTAagtaattcaaaattattttttaaaaaattgtttctttcagCTTAGTTTGTGCAGTAAGTTACACTACACAGACAGGAGAGAAGATGTACTTCAGAAAGTTCTTCAAATTTCAGGTATTGCATGAAGTATTCTACTTTTAATAAGTGGGTGAATCTggaaaatccattttaaaacatttgataCTTCTAAAGCACTTTTACATACTAAAAATCTGTTTGACTTCTAAAAGTGAACTGATAAAAAACTTTGCTTCAAACTTCACATGAAATGATGGTTTCTAATTACCATGCagttaaacatttcagaaataataataaatattacatGTTatagtttttattcatttattgagaaagaaaaatctactcTTTAAAGAAACCCTTTTTATAGCAGCCGgctttatgattatttttaaacagaacaagtATTGTTCATTCTGACTTTGACACATCTAACCTTTGAGTTTAGACTATAAAATTCTGGTTTTTCTTTTAGGGTGTGTAACCTTTTTTAAATTGGAActtagtggtttgttttttaaaggaaactaagCGAAGAAGTCTGATGTGTTATGTCTGACTAATACCCACAGGAGTAGTTGATAGAGTTGAAACTTTTTGTTCCACCGCAGAAATTTCAAGACTTGAGATTAAAGTAACGGAGGAAAGCAGGAAATTACTGTTATCTGTGGACTGATTCTGGCAGGAAAGTCTATTTTAGCTGTGTATTTAATGGATGTTTATTTTTTAGAGAAATATGCTGAGACTTGGATAATTGTGGGCTCTTTCCCGTAGAATGGAGGATTAGGTGACATGTTTTACTGAATACACTTTCGGATACTCTCACAGAGTGGCAATACAGGAGCATTACAGAATTGAGACTTGTATCTTTTGCAAGTTGCAGGtgatttcattttgctcttttctaGT from Aptenodytes patagonicus chromosome Z, bAptPat1.pri.cur, whole genome shotgun sequence harbors:
- the SHLD3 gene encoding shieldin complex subunit 3, with amino-acid sequence MEVVLHYRPHQRDLIKLQKFAEAAVKEFPIRQLPRFTPWFPNDLYRLPLKPKKRPPVISCEEAEELKQLSTPSEYVTGSPDYDCTKNLLEFQSNVKHGQTLTQAQTVHRPINLENQGEPPPNGKQKLKRSWSVSLSSPKLKEKILPLSQELQNNLERLKLHAFYRARWTIEESICNNQNLEDIWIKLNRLIKQNELPSCNATIQRSVGQIWIFCDILYCEYVRNILREKLSLTDKMNLLVHKFGIIFSL